One Dokdonia sp. Dokd-P16 genomic window carries:
- a CDS encoding sulfite exporter TauE/SafE family protein: MNASVIIALIAIGLIAGVLSGIMGVGGGVIMIPLMIMLLHFNQHEAQGTSLAVLAVPVTFLAAYNYYNEGYVNWKYAAVIAVFFVVGGFLGSKLAVNLDQKTLKRIFGAVLLVLSIKMLWGK, from the coding sequence ATGAATGCATCAGTTATTATAGCGCTTATAGCCATAGGTCTTATTGCCGGAGTCTTGAGTGGTATTATGGGAGTAGGTGGAGGTGTTATTATGATTCCTCTTATGATTATGTTACTGCACTTTAATCAGCATGAAGCTCAAGGCACGAGTCTTGCTGTACTTGCAGTTCCGGTAACATTTCTTGCTGCTTATAATTACTATAACGAAGGCTATGTAAACTGGAAATATGCTGCGGTTATCGCTGTGTTTTTTGTGGTAGGCGGGTTTCTAGGATCTAAACTAGCTGTAAATCTTGATCAAAAAACGCTTAAAAGAATCTTTGGAGCGGTACTTCTCGTTCTTTCTATAAAAATGCTGTGGGGTAAATAA
- a CDS encoding N-acetyltransferase gives MEATTAVELTDNEFQRQFEATFAGKMAKIEYSLQERKIFLTKIFMPEGTEEHMNEFIIAVFNEVAEREINLVPTSPEIAKFMRSNRRKYKKLLPVGINI, from the coding sequence ATGGAAGCGACGACAGCAGTTGAATTGACAGATAATGAGTTCCAAAGACAGTTTGAAGCAACATTTGCAGGCAAAATGGCAAAAATTGAATACTCGTTACAAGAGCGTAAAATCTTCCTGACAAAAATCTTCATGCCAGAAGGCACAGAAGAGCACATGAATGAATTTATTATAGCAGTATTTAATGAAGTTGCAGAGAGAGAAATAAACCTCGTTCCTACGAGTCCTGAAATTGCAAAATTCATGCGTTCTAACAGACGTAAATACAAAAAATTACTACCTGTAGGAATTAACATATAG
- a CDS encoding alpha/beta fold hydrolase translates to MTHVYLMPGMAANPSIFENIKLPEDSYQIHLLEWFIPEVNESLQDYALRMTTHINHDNIVLLGVSFGGILVQEMAKHIEVAKLVIVSSVKTKHELPRRMKLSRKLKLYNLLPTRLVEDIDTLAKYAFGETIKNRVALYKKYLSMNDRRYLSWAVKEMVCWDQETAPTGIIHIHGSADKVFPLKYINNCINIEGGTHIMVITRAKWFNKNLIELIENDYIDLK, encoded by the coding sequence ATGACGCACGTGTATTTAATGCCTGGTATGGCGGCCAATCCTTCTATTTTTGAGAATATAAAGTTACCAGAGGATTCTTATCAAATTCATCTACTAGAATGGTTCATTCCAGAGGTAAATGAGTCGCTACAAGACTATGCTTTGAGAATGACCACTCATATTAATCATGACAATATTGTATTGCTAGGCGTTAGTTTTGGCGGGATACTCGTACAAGAAATGGCAAAGCATATTGAGGTGGCAAAGCTTGTCATTGTGAGTAGTGTTAAGACTAAGCATGAGTTGCCACGTAGAATGAAGCTTTCGCGAAAGCTAAAATTGTACAACTTGCTGCCTACGAGATTAGTGGAAGATATAGATACACTAGCAAAATATGCCTTTGGCGAGACCATAAAAAATAGAGTGGCGCTATATAAAAAGTATTTATCTATGAATGATAGAAGATACTTGAGTTGGGCCGTAAAAGAGATGGTCTGTTGGGACCAAGAAACCGCCCCGACAGGAATTATTCACATACACGGAAGTGCAGATAAGGTCTTCCCGTTGAAATATATAAATAACTGTATAAATATTGAAGGAGGAACTCACATTATGGTGATAACTCGAGCAAAATGGTTTAATAAAAACTTAATCGAACTAATTGAAAATGATTACATTGATTTAAAATAG
- a CDS encoding alpha/beta hydrolase has product MTEKNIPYAHTNTYSTLNELTEKTKNVWFVFHGMGYLSRYFINYFKELPPEENYIIAPQAPSKYYQDKRFKYVGASWLTKENTETDKNNVFNYLDEVWSAELASIDKSAVNVILMGYSQGVSIVTRWIASRKIDCSYLLLHSGAIPAELNPTDFEHLSTATPVIYLYGDKDEYVTEARVTEQQLKGSALFGNRLEVVVFSGIHEVHTSFFPKILTALDE; this is encoded by the coding sequence ATGACAGAAAAAAATATCCCCTACGCACATACTAATACGTACTCCACCCTTAACGAGCTAACAGAAAAAACTAAGAATGTTTGGTTTGTTTTTCACGGCATGGGTTACCTCTCAAGGTATTTTATCAATTACTTCAAGGAGCTTCCTCCAGAAGAAAATTACATCATAGCCCCACAAGCACCTAGTAAATATTATCAAGATAAACGCTTTAAATATGTAGGCGCTAGCTGGCTTACTAAGGAAAATACAGAAACAGATAAGAACAATGTTTTTAACTACCTTGATGAAGTATGGAGTGCAGAACTAGCATCTATAGATAAAAGTGCCGTAAACGTGATCTTGATGGGGTATTCTCAAGGAGTATCCATAGTCACCAGATGGATTGCTTCTAGAAAAATAGATTGCTCTTATCTTTTGCTACATTCTGGTGCCATACCAGCCGAGTTAAATCCGACGGATTTTGAGCATCTTTCCACCGCTACTCCTGTTATTTATCTTTATGGAGATAAGGATGAGTATGTTACAGAAGCTCGTGTCACAGAACAACAACTTAAGGGTTCTGCTCTTTTTGGAAATCGCCTTGAAGTCGTTGTCTTTTCTGGTATTCATGAGGTCCACACATCATTCTTCCCAAAGATATTAACTGCTCTGGATGAGTAA
- a CDS encoding OmpA family protein gives MKNIYTLLIILCVSASAFGQVQKGDRFFNKGDYAGAAKYYEVALRKNNSKEILGKVIDAYYLDQDYRNASIYLNQLVAQRFNDADRTYDNEFNFKMFHVLNATVSSDKVVDYLDLYYKNRGEDFDKVAALDLIKELRKRNPKFDATKSNISSEADDFGPVRVGDSVFFTSDRLNDDVLRTLFAKRFKTTQRPFLDIYGVRVNDKNELAGEAVRLEQGVNSPLHDGNLCFNTAGDEMYLSRSAYENGDSGKIFDEEGTNRVHLYKSVRIDGIWREAERLSFVNENYSYMHPTLTRDGKRLYFASDMEGGLGGFDIYYVTVQLDGTYSTPVNLGPTINTIHREQFPFVSNTGDLYFATDGRLGLGLLDIFVAPLTVKGFTEPINLGAPINSRYDDFSLSYYSDNNGLYATNRNGTDDDIYSFVQTGEIITREFKTQFEVRDADTDELISDAAIQILGYQGKEVYADRKEDAAPFQVPLTVDDYTFIASGDNHEEGRMDIQIRGLQTAPYVIKVKRIFTDSELALMKEKNLSKELKEKDPSRFELLTDVNAPQVVEKEGKLYMDVAPIYFDFDLYVVREDSRVVLDRLAAKLTKYKRIKIKISSHTDSRGPAAYNMPLSEKRAKSTFDYLVSKGIDASRIQYQGYGDTQPVINCPVGKCTEDDHQLNRRSEFEITGY, from the coding sequence ATGAAAAATATATACACATTACTTATTATACTTTGTGTAAGTGCAAGTGCATTTGGACAAGTACAAAAGGGAGATCGTTTTTTTAATAAAGGAGACTACGCTGGTGCCGCAAAGTATTATGAAGTAGCTTTAAGAAAAAATAACTCTAAAGAAATACTAGGAAAGGTTATTGACGCTTACTACCTAGATCAAGATTATAGAAATGCATCTATATACCTTAATCAACTAGTGGCACAGCGATTTAATGATGCGGATAGAACGTATGATAATGAGTTTAACTTTAAAATGTTTCATGTTCTTAATGCTACCGTGAGTTCAGATAAGGTGGTAGATTACCTTGATCTTTATTATAAAAATAGAGGTGAAGACTTTGATAAAGTAGCGGCTCTTGATCTTATAAAGGAATTAAGAAAGAGAAACCCAAAATTTGATGCTACCAAAAGTAATATAAGCTCAGAAGCAGATGATTTTGGACCTGTAAGAGTAGGAGATAGTGTTTTCTTTACATCAGATAGATTAAATGACGATGTGCTTAGAACCTTATTTGCAAAGCGATTTAAGACAACACAAAGACCATTTTTAGACATTTATGGAGTAAGAGTGAATGATAAGAATGAACTCGCTGGTGAAGCGGTTAGACTTGAGCAAGGAGTAAACTCGCCGTTGCATGATGGTAATCTATGTTTTAATACAGCTGGAGATGAGATGTACCTATCTCGTAGTGCTTATGAAAACGGAGATAGTGGGAAGATTTTTGATGAGGAAGGGACTAATAGAGTTCATCTTTATAAAAGTGTTCGCATAGATGGAATATGGAGAGAAGCAGAGCGTCTGTCATTTGTAAATGAAAATTACTCTTACATGCATCCTACACTTACTAGAGATGGAAAGCGCTTGTACTTTGCCTCAGATATGGAAGGAGGCCTTGGTGGTTTTGATATCTACTATGTAACCGTACAGCTAGACGGTACGTATAGTACACCAGTAAATTTAGGGCCTACTATCAATACTATTCATAGAGAGCAATTTCCATTTGTTTCAAACACAGGAGATTTATATTTTGCTACAGATGGACGTTTGGGTTTAGGTTTGCTTGATATTTTTGTAGCACCACTTACCGTAAAAGGATTTACAGAGCCTATTAACTTAGGAGCACCTATAAATTCTAGATACGACGATTTTAGTTTAAGCTACTATTCTGATAATAACGGATTGTATGCCACTAATCGTAACGGAACTGATGATGATATCTATAGTTTTGTACAAACTGGAGAAATCATAACTCGCGAGTTTAAAACTCAGTTTGAGGTACGTGACGCAGATACTGATGAGCTTATCTCAGATGCAGCAATACAGATCCTAGGATATCAAGGTAAAGAAGTTTATGCAGACCGTAAGGAGGATGCTGCACCTTTCCAAGTGCCACTTACTGTAGATGATTATACGTTTATAGCTTCTGGAGATAATCATGAAGAAGGACGTATGGATATTCAAATAAGAGGCTTACAGACGGCACCTTATGTAATCAAAGTAAAGAGAATATTTACAGATAGTGAGCTTGCTCTTATGAAAGAGAAAAATCTTTCTAAAGAGCTTAAAGAGAAAGATCCAAGTCGTTTTGAGTTGCTTACAGATGTGAATGCACCACAGGTTGTGGAGAAAGAGGGTAAGCTATATATGGATGTAGCTCCTATTTATTTTGATTTTGATTTATATGTGGTACGTGAAGATTCACGAGTTGTACTTGATAGACTGGCTGCTAAGCTTACCAAATACAAGCGCATTAAAATAAAAATTAGCTCTCACACAGATAGTCGTGGTCCAGCAGCTTACAATATGCCGCTATCAGAAAAAAGAGCAAAAAGCACCTTTGACTATCTAGTTAGTAAAGGAATCGATGCTTCAAGAATACAATATCAAGGATATGGCGATACACAGCCTGTGATTAACTGTCCTGTAGGTAAATGTACAGAAGATGATCATCAGCTTAACAGGCGTAGTGAATTTGAAATCACTGGCTATTAA
- a CDS encoding OstA-like protein: protein MKNYFYILLTGLFLCSAFAKAQQNQPKEILIESDIERINEEEFPGAIIFQKSNKQVYIQHEGAEMWCDLAFYYKDENFVKAYRNVRLKQGDSISMRGRYIEYNGDTKFAYAAGDVFLKKDTTTVTTDTMYFNRISQQAYYRTGGVVTSPNSKITSRVGRYYIEQDKISFINDVVVTNTEYVINSEQLDFYSVPEHAYLYGPTTITSSTSKVYCERGFYDTANDYGYFVKNSRIDYDNRQVYGDSLYFDRTRNFASATNNIKVLDTLNRSLVKGHYAEVYRAKDSVLITQRAVAITVEDNDSVYVHGDRLLLTGKPENRIIRAFKNVKLYKSNMSGKSDSLHSNQRTGLTQMIGKPILWSEKSQITGDSIHLLNNLETEKIDSLKVFDNAFIAQKDTISGFNQVKGQKLYGFFDNENQLKQVDIINNAETIMYMREENGDLTGIDRGTSARIEITFFENTIDEINKLKSPGGTIFPESQFKNEPQTFEGFNWRGDEELLSKEDIFKGEAPFVLTKIQGIPLPEIDEGFFSTSDDSTIIPLSTSSDIKEGTLENREENKPKYGQENLDEKSKIQKDALIERNQNTSTNRAQSPTLKNTPRLLKPVKKDGN from the coding sequence ATGAAAAATTACTTTTACATTTTACTTACTGGATTGTTTTTATGTTCTGCTTTCGCGAAAGCGCAACAAAATCAACCTAAAGAAATCCTCATAGAATCTGACATTGAACGCATCAATGAAGAAGAATTTCCTGGTGCAATTATTTTTCAGAAATCCAACAAGCAAGTATACATACAACACGAAGGCGCCGAAATGTGGTGCGATCTTGCGTTCTATTACAAAGATGAGAACTTTGTAAAAGCATACAGAAACGTACGCTTAAAGCAAGGTGACTCTATATCGATGCGTGGTAGATATATAGAATATAATGGTGATACTAAGTTTGCTTATGCCGCAGGTGATGTCTTCTTAAAAAAAGATACTACTACAGTGACTACAGACACCATGTACTTTAACCGCATAAGCCAGCAAGCATATTATCGCACGGGAGGAGTTGTCACTTCACCCAATAGCAAAATTACTAGTCGCGTAGGGCGCTACTATATCGAGCAGGATAAAATTTCTTTCATTAATGATGTTGTAGTTACAAATACAGAGTATGTAATTAATAGTGAGCAACTAGATTTTTACAGCGTCCCAGAACATGCTTACTTATATGGACCTACTACAATCACGAGCTCGACATCTAAGGTATACTGTGAGCGGGGGTTTTATGACACCGCAAATGACTATGGTTATTTTGTAAAAAACTCGAGAATAGATTACGACAATAGGCAGGTATATGGAGATAGCCTCTATTTTGACCGTACTAGAAATTTTGCAAGTGCCACTAACAACATCAAAGTTCTTGACACCTTAAATAGAAGTCTTGTAAAAGGACATTATGCAGAGGTGTACAGAGCAAAGGATTCCGTTTTAATCACACAACGAGCCGTTGCTATCACAGTAGAAGACAATGACTCTGTTTATGTGCATGGAGATAGACTCCTACTTACAGGAAAGCCAGAGAACCGAATTATCCGAGCTTTTAAGAATGTAAAACTTTATAAGAGTAACATGAGTGGCAAGAGCGACTCTCTGCATAGCAACCAGCGCACAGGACTCACCCAGATGATAGGAAAGCCTATACTATGGAGTGAGAAGAGCCAAATCACTGGAGATAGCATTCATCTTCTCAATAATCTAGAAACAGAAAAAATCGACTCGCTTAAGGTTTTTGATAATGCGTTTATCGCTCAGAAAGACACAATCTCTGGATTTAATCAAGTCAAAGGACAAAAACTGTATGGCTTTTTTGATAATGAGAATCAACTCAAGCAAGTAGACATTATAAACAACGCAGAAACCATAATGTATATGCGTGAAGAAAACGGTGATCTTACCGGTATAGATAGAGGAACCTCTGCTCGTATAGAAATTACATTTTTTGAAAATACGATAGACGAGATTAATAAACTTAAAAGTCCTGGAGGAACCATTTTTCCTGAGTCACAATTTAAGAATGAACCACAAACCTTTGAAGGATTTAACTGGAGAGGTGATGAAGAGCTACTAAGTAAGGAGGATATTTTTAAAGGAGAAGCTCCTTTTGTACTTACTAAAATTCAAGGTATCCCTCTTCCTGAAATAGATGAAGGTTTCTTTTCAACTAGTGATGACTCTACAATTATACCTCTATCTACGAGCTCAGACATTAAAGAAGGTACTCTAGAAAATAGAGAAGAAAATAAGCCAAAATACGGCCAAGAAAATCTAGATGAAAAGAGTAAAATTCAAAAAGACGCACTAATTGAGCGCAATCAAAATACGTCTACAAATCGGGCGCAGAGTCCAACTCTGAAAAACACACCAAGATTATTAAAACCCGTTAAAAAAGACGGTAATTAA
- a CDS encoding lytic transglycosylase domain-containing protein, with translation MIKKVVAGIAVVAIAGLVINSAQAPQEEVVEEKGEVQNEKMASKKLLNDYNVYAIPMPDGLNFAGEAVPVENPDIRERMDRELLVNTYWQSNALLIFKRANKYFPTIEKILAEEGVPDDLKYLAVIESGLTQAVSPARATGFWQILKETGREYGLEVNDNVDERYHVEKSTRAACKYLKQSKEKFGSWTAAAAAYNAGNYGVSRRFKEQNVQDYYDLLLGEETGRYVFRIIALKEILSNPKKYGFNFRAEDLYAEVPTYKVEVDTAVTDFVKFAERFDINYKLLKLHNPWLRETKLNNSSGKKYYIEIPEKGTYTLGR, from the coding sequence ATGATAAAGAAAGTTGTTGCAGGTATCGCAGTAGTAGCTATTGCAGGCCTAGTTATAAATTCTGCGCAGGCACCACAAGAAGAAGTAGTAGAAGAAAAAGGTGAGGTGCAGAATGAAAAAATGGCATCAAAAAAGTTGCTTAATGACTATAACGTATATGCGATCCCAATGCCAGACGGATTGAACTTTGCAGGAGAGGCAGTTCCTGTAGAAAATCCTGACATTAGAGAACGTATGGATCGTGAGCTTTTGGTTAATACTTACTGGCAGTCTAACGCGCTGCTCATTTTTAAAAGAGCAAATAAGTATTTTCCAACGATAGAAAAGATTCTAGCAGAAGAAGGTGTGCCAGATGATCTTAAATATCTAGCAGTAATTGAAAGCGGACTAACACAAGCAGTTTCTCCTGCTAGAGCCACTGGTTTCTGGCAAATTCTAAAAGAAACTGGAAGAGAATACGGTCTAGAGGTAAATGATAACGTAGACGAGAGATATCATGTGGAGAAGTCTACACGTGCTGCTTGTAAATATTTAAAGCAGTCTAAGGAGAAATTTGGTAGCTGGACGGCTGCTGCAGCAGCTTATAATGCTGGTAATTATGGTGTTTCTCGTCGTTTTAAAGAGCAAAATGTACAAGACTATTATGATTTGCTTTTAGGAGAAGAAACGGGTCGTTACGTATTTAGAATTATTGCTCTTAAGGAGATTTTAAGCAATCCAAAGAAGTATGGTTTCAACTTTAGAGCAGAGGATTTATATGCAGAGGTACCTACATATAAGGTAGAAGTAGATACAGCAGTGACAGATTTTGTAAAATTTGCAGAGCGTTTTGATATTAATTATAAGCTTCTTAAACTTCACAACCCTTGGTTGCGTGAGACTAAACTTAATAATAGTTCAGGAAAGAAATATTATATAGAGATACCAGAAAAGGGTACTTATACGCTAGGTAGATAA
- a CDS encoding redoxin domain-containing protein, which translates to MRKFLLLLVFTALTNLTAQNSQMFFSEALDAHLPSYLLQAEEAIRNLEQDKVKELFDDLVEDKLVGSLMNNFKVKTTSKKSKALADYNKPVMLLTYSSWRISSKGEQAALNELANQYGDDVAIVLLFWGDVKQVKKLSKDYNRNIDILYVDDSENNYSLVIKNLKHSLGLPLAYTITSDKEIIDIKRRLSNKLSQDEALSTANNFELYKGMLTELLYNQQLLSDDPIVIN; encoded by the coding sequence ATGAGAAAATTTTTACTTTTACTCGTATTTACTGCATTAACTAACCTAACAGCACAGAACTCTCAGATGTTCTTTTCTGAGGCACTAGATGCTCACCTTCCTTCATATTTATTACAAGCAGAAGAAGCTATTAGGAATCTTGAACAAGATAAAGTCAAAGAGCTTTTTGATGATCTTGTAGAGGATAAACTTGTGGGATCCTTAATGAATAACTTTAAGGTTAAAACTACTTCAAAGAAAAGTAAAGCTTTAGCAGATTATAACAAACCTGTAATGCTACTCACCTACTCTAGCTGGAGAATAAGCAGCAAAGGAGAACAAGCAGCTCTTAACGAGCTGGCAAATCAATATGGTGATGATGTAGCGATTGTACTCCTATTTTGGGGAGATGTTAAGCAAGTAAAAAAATTAAGTAAAGACTACAATCGTAATATAGACATACTTTATGTTGATGATTCTGAGAATAATTACTCTTTGGTTATCAAGAACCTTAAGCATTCTTTAGGGCTTCCTCTTGCTTATACCATTACTTCTGATAAGGAAATTATAGATATTAAAAGACGTCTATCTAACAAGCTGTCTCAAGATGAGGCATTATCTACTGCAAATAATTTTGAACTATATAAAGGGATGCTCACAGAGTTACTGTACAACCAGCAACTACTAAGTGATGACCCTATAGTTATCAATTAG